From Alkalinema sp. FACHB-956, one genomic window encodes:
- a CDS encoding heavy metal translocating P-type ATPase, translating to METLQLRLGGMSCAGCANAIEQAIKHVAGVADCAVNFGIEQAQVIYDPQQTTPNQIQQTVQEIGYQATPIVSAVQDLDVDRRTHQAEQRSLQRKVTISSILSALLVIGTLHHVGIQLPTLLSGLANPWVQLAITTPIEFWVGLGFHRGAWAAFRHRRADMNTLISLGTLIAYGYSLWVTIVPDYFQAQGLPAEVYYEASGMIITLTLLGRWLENRAKGETSEAIRQLIGLQAKTARVIRNQQEIDIPIDAVMMDEIVVVRPGEKIPVDGIVIAGTSTIDESMITGESLPVSKHIGDEVIGATINQTGSFQFRATRIGESTTLAQIIQLVQQAQGSKAAIQKLADQVTGWFVPGVIAIAIFTFVLWYNWMGNVTLALLTMVSVLIIACPCALGLATPTSVTVGIGQGAKHGILIKNADSLELAHKIQTIVLDKTGTITQGKPEVTDLITRSELLKSGTLLPAEILPLIGALERQSEHPLAAAIVHYAEQVAQITTWPTVEQFAAIPGCGVQGTIAGALVQVGTQRWLESLAMDTAIVQTQVDRWESQGKTVSLMAINGEIQGAIAVADILKPTSAEAVHTLQKMGLEVVMLTGDNHRTADAIAQSIGIQRVLAEVRPDQKAAMIQHLQAEGKRVAMVGDGINDAPALAQADVGIAIGTGTDIAIATAEIILISGDLRSIPTTIRLSKATMKNIRQNLLFAFGYNVAGIPIAAGILFPLFGWLLSPIIAGAAMALSSISVVTNALRLRRFRLS from the coding sequence ATGGAAACCCTTCAGTTACGGTTGGGCGGCATGAGTTGTGCAGGGTGCGCCAACGCGATCGAACAGGCGATCAAACATGTGGCGGGCGTTGCGGATTGCGCTGTCAATTTTGGCATTGAGCAAGCCCAAGTCATTTATGATCCCCAGCAGACTACTCCCAATCAAATTCAGCAAACGGTTCAGGAAATCGGCTACCAAGCCACTCCCATCGTCTCTGCCGTGCAGGATCTGGATGTCGATCGCAGAACCCACCAAGCAGAACAGCGATCGCTCCAACGCAAGGTAACGATCAGTAGCATCCTAAGTGCATTACTGGTGATCGGCACCCTGCACCATGTTGGCATACAACTCCCCACCCTGTTATCAGGATTAGCCAATCCTTGGGTTCAGCTAGCCATCACCACCCCGATCGAATTTTGGGTGGGACTTGGCTTCCATCGCGGGGCTTGGGCGGCCTTTCGCCACCGCCGCGCCGATATGAATACGCTGATTTCCCTGGGAACTCTAATCGCCTACGGCTATTCCCTCTGGGTGACGATCGTGCCCGATTATTTCCAAGCCCAGGGACTCCCCGCCGAGGTTTACTACGAAGCCTCCGGTATGATTATCACCCTCACCTTGCTAGGTCGCTGGTTGGAGAATCGGGCCAAGGGTGAAACGTCGGAAGCCATTCGGCAGTTAATCGGATTACAAGCAAAAACAGCACGGGTCATTCGTAACCAACAGGAAATCGATATCCCGATCGACGCGGTGATGATGGATGAAATTGTCGTGGTACGCCCTGGCGAAAAAATTCCTGTAGATGGCATTGTGATTGCTGGAACTTCCACGATCGACGAATCAATGATTACGGGAGAAAGTTTACCCGTCAGCAAGCACATCGGTGATGAAGTCATTGGAGCTACGATTAACCAAACCGGAAGCTTTCAATTTCGTGCTACCCGTATTGGCGAGTCCACCACCCTGGCCCAAATTATTCAACTCGTCCAGCAAGCCCAAGGCTCCAAAGCCGCGATTCAAAAGCTGGCCGATCAGGTAACGGGCTGGTTTGTCCCCGGTGTGATTGCGATCGCGATTTTCACCTTCGTCCTCTGGTACAACTGGATGGGCAATGTGACCCTGGCGCTGTTAACCATGGTCAGTGTGTTAATTATTGCCTGTCCCTGTGCGCTAGGATTGGCGACCCCGACATCGGTGACTGTTGGGATTGGCCAAGGGGCAAAGCATGGCATTTTGATTAAAAATGCAGATAGCTTAGAACTGGCTCACAAAATTCAAACGATCGTGCTGGATAAAACCGGAACCATCACCCAAGGCAAACCAGAAGTGACGGACTTGATTACGCGATCGGAGTTACTGAAATCCGGTACCTTATTGCCCGCTGAAATTCTACCGTTGATCGGTGCACTGGAACGCCAATCCGAACATCCCCTCGCCGCCGCGATCGTTCACTATGCGGAACAAGTGGCTCAGATCACGACTTGGCCAACGGTGGAACAATTTGCAGCCATTCCGGGCTGTGGCGTTCAGGGAACCATTGCTGGAGCGTTGGTTCAAGTGGGAACCCAGCGCTGGCTAGAGAGTTTAGCCATGGATACCGCGATCGTTCAAACGCAGGTCGATCGCTGGGAAAGCCAAGGCAAAACCGTGAGCTTAATGGCCATCAATGGTGAAATCCAAGGTGCGATCGCCGTTGCCGATATCCTCAAGCCCACCTCCGCCGAAGCTGTTCACACCCTCCAGAAAATGGGTTTGGAAGTCGTCATGCTGACGGGGGATAACCACCGCACTGCCGACGCGATCGCCCAGTCGATCGGCATCCAGCGAGTCTTAGCCGAAGTGCGACCGGATCAAAAGGCTGCAATGATCCAGCACCTGCAAGCCGAAGGGAAACGAGTCGCCATGGTGGGAGATGGCATTAACGATGCTCCTGCCCTGGCTCAAGCGGACGTGGGCATTGCCATTGGTACCGGGACGGATATTGCCATTGCCACCGCTGAGATTATTCTGATTTCTGGTGATCTCCGTAGCATTCCTACTACTATTCGTCTCAGCAAAGCCACGATGAAAAATATTCGTCAAAACCTGCTATTTGCCTTTGGCTATAACGTGGCGGGTATTCCGATCGCCGCTGGTATTCTCTTTCCCCTCTTTGGTTGGTTGCTCAGCCCAATTATTGCAGGAGCAGCCATGGCTTTAAGTTCAATTTCCGTTGTAACCAACGCTCTTCGTCTTCGTCGTTTTCGTCTTTCCTAA
- a CDS encoding heavy metal-responsive transcriptional regulator, whose amino-acid sequence MRNPSITLLKIGEVAIQSGVPVKTIRYYEELGLLQAADRTEGKFRLFHPNVIARLAFIKRLQSLGLSLQEVRECLSIYDRGELPCHDIKSKLEQHVADLDRRMTELANLRQELVQILADWSIAPQPEPGIICPNLDASLDSSTASPDSDPFTS is encoded by the coding sequence ATGCGAAACCCCTCAATCACTCTGCTCAAAATTGGTGAAGTGGCGATCCAGAGCGGAGTTCCCGTCAAAACCATTCGTTATTACGAAGAACTGGGCTTACTACAAGCCGCAGACCGAACCGAGGGAAAATTTCGGTTGTTTCATCCAAATGTGATTGCGCGTTTGGCGTTTATCAAACGTTTGCAATCCTTGGGGTTGAGTCTCCAGGAGGTGCGTGAGTGCCTATCCATTTACGATCGTGGAGAATTACCCTGCCACGATATTAAAAGTAAGTTGGAACAGCATGTCGCGGATCTCGATCGCCGCATGACCGAATTGGCCAACCTGCGCCAGGAACTGGTTCAGATTTTGGCCGACTGGTCGATCGCTCCCCAGCCGGAACCCGGCATCATTTGTCCCAATCTAGATGCTTCACTGGATTCTTCCACCGCTTCCCCGGATTCAGACCCCTTTACTTCCTAG
- a CDS encoding sigma-70 family RNA polymerase sigma factor has translation MTSDLVRDYLKAIGKTPLLTSADEQVLACQIQEMLSLSEVPAPERTPQQKQQIRQGELARQRMIQANLRLVVSIAKRYVNRGVDIMDLIQEGSLGLSRATEKFDPDRGYKFSTYAYWWIRQAITRAIAEQSRAIRLPIHVTERLNQFKKVQRQLTQTLGRQPRRSELALALEMDVEQLEDLLAQTRKTTSLDRLVGDDETPLSEMIADSHLGPEDQVELELISQEVHTLMNCLTTQERFAISAKYGLETGDTRSRKTIGQMLGGVSEQRVRQIEKSGMRKLRSAAIKHHPVPQPASPSPNRSNLRRYFSPSSSRSISLPISQAS, from the coding sequence ATGACTAGTGATTTGGTGCGTGATTATCTTAAGGCGATCGGAAAAACCCCTCTGCTAACCTCAGCAGACGAACAAGTCCTTGCCTGTCAAATCCAAGAAATGTTAAGCCTTTCTGAGGTTCCTGCCCCAGAAAGAACGCCTCAACAAAAGCAACAGATACGGCAAGGAGAACTGGCACGGCAAAGGATGATTCAAGCCAATCTGCGGCTTGTGGTCAGTATTGCCAAACGCTATGTTAATCGTGGTGTCGATATTATGGATTTGATCCAAGAGGGCAGCTTGGGGCTGTCCCGCGCCACGGAAAAATTTGACCCCGATCGTGGCTATAAGTTTTCGACCTATGCCTATTGGTGGATTCGCCAAGCCATCACCCGCGCGATCGCCGAGCAATCCCGTGCCATTCGTCTGCCCATTCACGTCACTGAACGGCTCAATCAGTTCAAAAAAGTCCAGCGGCAACTGACCCAAACCCTCGGTCGCCAACCCCGCCGCAGTGAACTGGCTTTGGCCTTGGAAATGGATGTCGAGCAGTTAGAAGACTTACTGGCCCAAACCCGCAAAACCACCTCCCTCGATCGGCTGGTGGGCGATGACGAAACGCCCTTATCGGAAATGATTGCCGATTCCCATTTAGGCCCAGAAGACCAAGTGGAGCTGGAGTTAATCAGCCAGGAAGTTCATACGTTAATGAATTGTTTAACGACCCAAGAACGCTTTGCCATTAGTGCGAAGTATGGTCTAGAAACGGGGGATACCCGCAGTCGAAAAACGATCGGGCAAATGCTAGGGGGAGTGAGTGAACAACGGGTACGGCAAATCGAAAAATCAGGAATGCGAAAGCTGAGAAGTGCTGCAATCAAGCACCATCCCGTCCCCCAACCGGCCTCCCCCTCCCCCAATCGTTCTAACCTACGGCGATATTTTTCACCGAGCAGTTCGCGATCGATTTCCCTGCCCATTTCCCAAGCCAGTTAA
- a CDS encoding HU family DNA-binding protein — translation MNKGELIDAVAEQASVTKKEADAVISAMIETVMDAVANGDKVTLVGFGTFEPRERQAREGRNPQTGKSITIPATTVPAFSAGKAFKEKVASAAEDKK, via the coding sequence ATGAATAAAGGTGAACTCATCGACGCAGTAGCAGAACAGGCTTCTGTAACCAAAAAAGAAGCAGACGCAGTCATCAGCGCCATGATCGAAACAGTCATGGATGCGGTTGCCAATGGTGACAAAGTAACTTTGGTTGGTTTTGGTACCTTCGAACCTCGCGAGCGCCAAGCCCGTGAAGGCCGGAACCCCCAAACCGGGAAGTCCATCACGATTCCTGCAACCACTGTGCCCGCGTTTTCTGCCGGCAAGGCGTTCAAGGAAAAGGTGGCTAGCGCCGCTGAGGACAAAAAATAA
- a CDS encoding ABC transporter ATP-binding protein: MITAPIAQSEKPLTPELRPLQPMEALRRSLWLVFQAAPRELRSMAGLNLLLGTGPSISFWLGKIVIDETSRLVGQGVGQDAMTLLLAESTLLWAIVGSIGLNLVVDSVDSVATSVYAALRDRVRGYVESQVLQKVANFHDIALFESPPLLNVLELTQKGIQRLQQLSFIVAGTLRGIFAFVPSVALSFAVAWWVPLLLLASSVPSTFVELKHHKKSWRVEETQAGANREMNIYNKMLSGGAYAKELRLFSLQGIMLDRWQRQFNDLFTRMQQVRQEGAIAVMLWAIVGGLAGAIPYIYIVLGVVQGRYTLGDLALYTGILMQLRRSVYILISNIGNIYDVTLATSPIFQLFDLQPALHSGDQPMVPVEQARSSDRGIQLRNLSFAYSGSDKSILRRVNLTVKPGEMVALVGENGAGKTTLAKLLCRLYDPTEGEIRWHGQDIRQVDLHELRSRIAVVMQDYARFPATLRENVGWGFLPQLQEDQALQAVLQNAGIDQVLKELEQGLETPLGRELEHGVDLSGGQWQRLAIARSLLRLSQAELLVFDEPTAALDPKNEHEIYSIFKAIARDRMAIVVSHRLALAKMADRIVVLEHGEVVEMGTHDELMALGDRYYTMFSRQASSYL, translated from the coding sequence ATGATCACTGCCCCGATCGCTCAGTCCGAGAAGCCGCTGACCCCCGAATTACGTCCCCTACAGCCCATGGAAGCGCTGCGGCGAAGTTTATGGCTCGTCTTTCAAGCTGCCCCTAGGGAATTGCGCAGTATGGCGGGATTGAACCTGCTCCTGGGCACTGGCCCATCAATTTCTTTTTGGTTGGGGAAAATTGTCATTGATGAAACCAGTCGGCTTGTAGGACAAGGTGTAGGACAAGACGCCATGACACTGCTGCTGGCCGAATCCACCTTGCTCTGGGCGATCGTGGGTAGCATTGGGCTGAACCTGGTGGTGGATTCCGTGGATTCCGTGGCGACTTCGGTCTATGCGGCCCTGCGCGATCGGGTACGGGGCTACGTGGAGAGCCAAGTGCTGCAAAAAGTTGCTAATTTCCACGATATTGCCCTCTTCGAATCGCCTCCGCTGCTGAATGTCCTGGAACTGACCCAGAAGGGCATTCAACGACTGCAACAACTCTCGTTTATTGTGGCGGGGACGCTGCGGGGGATTTTTGCCTTTGTGCCCTCGGTGGCGCTGTCGTTTGCGGTGGCTTGGTGGGTGCCGCTGCTGCTGTTGGCCTCTTCGGTACCTTCGACCTTTGTGGAACTAAAGCACCACAAAAAAAGTTGGCGCGTGGAAGAAACCCAGGCCGGGGCCAACCGGGAAATGAATATTTATAACAAAATGCTGAGCGGCGGGGCCTACGCCAAGGAACTGCGGTTATTTTCCTTGCAGGGGATAATGCTCGATCGCTGGCAGCGGCAGTTTAACGACCTGTTTACTCGAATGCAGCAGGTGCGGCAGGAAGGCGCGATCGCGGTGATGCTGTGGGCGATCGTGGGGGGCTTGGCCGGGGCAATTCCCTATATCTATATTGTGCTGGGGGTGGTGCAGGGGCGCTATACCCTGGGGGATTTGGCGCTGTACACGGGGATTCTGATGCAACTGCGCCGCAGTGTCTATATTCTAATCAGCAATATTGGCAATATTTACGATGTGACGTTGGCCACCAGTCCCATTTTTCAGTTATTTGACTTGCAGCCCGCTTTGCACAGTGGCGATCAACCGATGGTTCCGGTGGAGCAAGCGCGATCGAGCGATCGGGGCATTCAACTGCGCAATCTCTCCTTTGCCTATTCCGGCAGTGATAAGTCGATTCTGCGGCGGGTGAATCTGACGGTGAAGCCGGGGGAAATGGTGGCGCTGGTGGGGGAAAATGGCGCGGGTAAGACGACGCTCGCGAAGCTGCTCTGCCGTTTGTATGACCCGACGGAGGGTGAAATTCGTTGGCATGGGCAGGATATTCGCCAGGTGGATTTGCATGAGTTGCGATCGCGGATTGCGGTGGTGATGCAGGACTATGCCCGGTTTCCGGCGACGTTGCGGGAGAATGTGGGCTGGGGCTTTTTGCCTCAGTTACAGGAGGATCAGGCCCTCCAAGCGGTGTTACAGAATGCGGGGATTGACCAAGTCTTGAAGGAGCTGGAGCAGGGGCTGGAGACGCCGCTGGGGCGGGAATTGGAGCATGGGGTTGATCTGTCGGGTGGCCAGTGGCAGCGGTTGGCGATCGCGCGATCGTTGTTGCGCTTATCCCAGGCGGAGTTGTTGGTGTTTGATGAACCGACGGCAGCCCTTGATCCCAAAAATGAGCATGAAATTTATTCCATTTTTAAGGCGATCGCCCGCGATCGGATGGCGATCGTGGTCAGTCACCGCTTAGCCTTGGCGAAGATGGCCGATCGTATTGTGGTGCTGGAGCATGGGGAAGTGGTGGAAATGGGTACCCACGACGAGTTGATGGCCTTGGGCGATCGGTATTACACGATGTTTAGTCGGCAGGCGAGTAGTTACTTGTAA
- a CDS encoding SDR family oxidoreductase, protein MQTQEFRPEPKDMKPLQLDYPASQRDMDPQPDTDLSNYQPTGKLEGKVAIITGGDSGIGRAVAISYAMEGANVAIVYNVNEGDAQDTQKMVEAHGRQCLPLKLDVRDPNACLVAIDRTISEFDQLNILVNNAAYQMYQENFLDVSIEQFHRTMETNIFGYFYMAKAVVPHLNEGDVIINTGSILGKTGKEFLIDYATSKGAVHAFTKALAQNLAPQKIRVNAVVPGPVWTPNIPATMPADMVENFDADNSLKRAGQPEELAPAYVFLACRDSSFVTGALLDVTGGQLSS, encoded by the coding sequence ATGCAAACTCAAGAATTTCGGCCCGAACCCAAGGATATGAAGCCGCTCCAGTTGGATTATCCAGCCAGTCAGCGGGATATGGATCCCCAACCAGATACGGATCTTTCTAATTACCAACCTACGGGTAAATTGGAAGGGAAAGTGGCGATTATTACAGGCGGGGACTCGGGGATTGGACGAGCCGTCGCGATCTCCTATGCCATGGAAGGGGCGAATGTGGCGATCGTCTATAACGTGAATGAAGGTGATGCCCAGGATACGCAGAAGATGGTAGAAGCCCACGGACGGCAATGTTTACCATTGAAGTTAGATGTACGGGATCCCAATGCTTGCTTGGTAGCCATCGATCGGACGATTAGTGAATTTGATCAGCTGAATATTTTAGTGAATAATGCAGCGTATCAAATGTATCAAGAAAATTTTCTGGATGTGAGTATTGAGCAATTCCATCGCACGATGGAGACGAATATCTTTGGTTATTTCTACATGGCGAAGGCCGTGGTTCCCCATTTGAACGAGGGTGATGTGATTATCAATACTGGTAGCATTCTGGGTAAGACGGGGAAAGAGTTTCTGATTGATTACGCAACCAGTAAGGGGGCGGTTCATGCGTTTACTAAGGCTCTGGCGCAGAATCTAGCGCCCCAAAAGATTCGGGTGAATGCGGTGGTTCCTGGCCCGGTGTGGACGCCCAATATTCCGGCTACGATGCCTGCGGATATGGTGGAGAATTTCGATGCGGATAATTCACTGAAGCGGGCTGGACAACCAGAGGAGTTAGCACCGGCTTATGTTTTCTTGGCTTGTCGTGATAGCAGTTTTGTGACGGGTGCGTTACTGGATGTGACGGGCGGTCAGTTGTCTAGTTAA
- a CDS encoding GMC family oxidoreductase → MNHYDIIIIGTGAGGGTLAYALAPTGKRILLLDRGSRIPNEASNWNPKEIYIDGKYQTVESWTKMPRETVEPALYHRVGGNTKVYGGALLRMRPEDFGMVLHPDGVSPAWCLDYEELEPYYTQAERLYRVHGQRGIDPTEPPTTADYPAPALPHADRIAQVAQQLREQGLQPFPLPMAIDYQPEAARTCILCGTCDGYPCQINQKADAQICCVEPALRYDNVTLLEGAKVERLRTNAAGTQVTGVEVLREAAGEMVRERFSGDIVVVSCGAVNSAALLLQSASDAHPNGLGNRSGWVGRNFMRHNLSKLYAIGVAENPTVFQKTLGINDFYRGTAEIPYPLGHVHLMGKHSWEMMRPDLPQVVPQGVLQWMAKHSIDWWAQSEDLPDGDNRIWVDRQGKIQVRYQPNNLKAHRQLKRKFKAILREIGFPLVLDVTVPFKILNHQVGTCRFGDDPESSVLNRDCRSHGVDNLYVVDASFFPSSAAVNPSLTIMANALRVAEHLKQRLGAAGEVGEVLSGR, encoded by the coding sequence ATGAATCACTACGATATTATTATTATTGGAACGGGTGCGGGTGGTGGAACCCTGGCCTATGCCCTGGCACCGACGGGGAAACGGATTTTGTTGCTCGATCGGGGGTCTCGGATTCCTAATGAGGCCAGTAATTGGAATCCCAAGGAAATTTATATTGATGGGAAATATCAAACTGTGGAATCGTGGACGAAAATGCCACGGGAAACGGTGGAACCGGCACTGTACCATCGGGTAGGCGGTAATACGAAGGTCTATGGTGGGGCGCTGTTGCGGATGCGTCCGGAGGATTTTGGGATGGTGCTGCATCCGGATGGGGTTTCTCCGGCTTGGTGTCTCGACTATGAGGAGTTGGAACCCTATTACACGCAGGCGGAACGGTTATATCGGGTGCATGGCCAGCGGGGGATTGATCCGACGGAACCGCCAACGACAGCGGACTATCCAGCTCCAGCGCTGCCCCATGCCGATCGCATTGCCCAAGTAGCCCAGCAGTTGCGCGAGCAGGGGTTGCAGCCGTTTCCGTTGCCGATGGCGATCGATTATCAACCGGAAGCGGCTAGGACTTGCATCCTGTGCGGCACCTGTGATGGCTATCCCTGCCAGATTAATCAGAAGGCGGATGCGCAGATTTGCTGTGTGGAGCCTGCACTGCGCTATGACAATGTGACGCTGCTGGAAGGGGCGAAGGTGGAGCGGTTGCGGACGAATGCGGCGGGGACGCAGGTGACGGGGGTGGAGGTGTTGCGGGAGGCTGCGGGGGAGATGGTGCGGGAACGGTTCTCGGGGGATATTGTGGTGGTATCCTGTGGGGCGGTGAATTCGGCAGCGTTGTTGTTGCAGTCGGCGAGTGATGCCCATCCCAATGGCTTAGGCAATCGATCGGGGTGGGTGGGGCGTAATTTTATGCGTCACAATTTGAGTAAGTTGTATGCGATCGGGGTTGCGGAAAATCCGACGGTGTTTCAGAAGACGTTGGGGATTAATGATTTTTATCGGGGGACGGCGGAGATTCCCTATCCGTTGGGGCATGTGCATTTGATGGGGAAGCACAGTTGGGAGATGATGCGTCCGGATTTGCCGCAGGTTGTGCCGCAGGGTGTATTGCAATGGATGGCGAAACATTCGATCGATTGGTGGGCGCAAAGTGAGGATTTGCCGGATGGGGATAATCGGATCTGGGTCGATCGACAGGGAAAGATCCAGGTGCGGTATCAGCCGAATAATCTCAAGGCCCACAGGCAGTTGAAGAGAAAGTTTAAGGCGATTTTACGGGAAATTGGTTTTCCGTTAGTTTTGGATGTGACGGTACCGTTTAAGATTTTGAATCACCAGGTGGGGACTTGTCGGTTTGGGGATGATCCGGAGAGCAGTGTGCTGAATCGGGATTGTCGCAGCCATGGGGTGGATAATTTGTATGTGGTGGATGCGAGTTTTTTCCCGTCGAGTGCAGCGGTGAATCCTTCGCTGACGATTATGGCGAATGCGTTACGGGTGGCGGAGCATTTGAAGCAGCGGTTGGGGGCTGCGGGGGAAGTGGGGGAGGTGTTGTCGGGGAGGTAA
- a CDS encoding phosphate/phosphite/phosphonate ABC transporter substrate-binding protein, with product MKFLRSYALGLFSLLITLGLSSCTLQPSATQAPKPSPSPVALRIGVQPTYNKADQEAMIKPLDAHLEKVLGQQVDFIIAKDYRDGVDMLVDGRANAFYGGVVSYFEALERGANVIPLVAPIDADTVRPWYRSCFIVAVNSPIKTLKDLKGKRVAFVNRSSTSGYLIPVAALKQEGIDPDRNFAQVMFGGTHTETEALLATNQVDAIATNLSTYDQWKKEGKAENARVIWQSDPVPHAPVMVSRDMPPELLEKLTEAFLTTPVGIQDLMGAKSAGYTLVEPEDYNSIGELRRQLNLSSEISQ from the coding sequence ATGAAGTTTCTTCGCTCATACGCGCTTGGTCTGTTTTCCCTGCTTATCACACTTGGGTTAAGCAGTTGTACCCTTCAGCCGTCTGCCACTCAGGCTCCCAAACCTTCGCCATCACCAGTTGCCCTGCGTATTGGTGTTCAGCCGACCTACAACAAAGCAGATCAAGAAGCAATGATTAAGCCGCTAGATGCCCACCTAGAGAAGGTATTAGGGCAGCAGGTTGATTTTATCATTGCCAAGGACTATCGAGACGGAGTGGATATGTTGGTGGATGGACGAGCGAATGCTTTCTATGGTGGAGTTGTCTCCTACTTTGAAGCGTTGGAACGGGGCGCAAACGTTATCCCCCTGGTAGCACCCATTGATGCAGATACGGTTCGTCCCTGGTATCGTTCCTGCTTTATTGTGGCAGTCAATAGCCCGATCAAAACCTTGAAGGACTTGAAGGGTAAGCGTGTGGCTTTTGTCAACCGCTCCTCCACATCGGGTTATCTGATTCCTGTCGCAGCACTCAAACAAGAGGGAATCGATCCAGACCGGAATTTTGCTCAAGTTATGTTTGGTGGAACCCATACAGAAACAGAGGCGTTATTAGCAACAAACCAAGTTGATGCCATTGCAACTAATTTGTCTACCTATGATCAATGGAAGAAAGAGGGTAAGGCTGAAAATGCTCGGGTAATTTGGCAGTCAGACCCGGTACCCCATGCTCCGGTCATGGTTTCTCGTGATATGCCACCGGAGTTGTTGGAGAAACTCACGGAAGCTTTTTTGACGACACCTGTGGGAATTCAAGACTTGATGGGTGCTAAAAGTGCCGGATATACCTTGGTAGAACCCGAGGATTACAACTCCATTGGGGAATTACGCCGTCAACTCAACTTATCGAGTGAGATCAGCCAATGA